In Hippoglossus stenolepis isolate QCI-W04-F060 chromosome 5, HSTE1.2, whole genome shotgun sequence, one genomic interval encodes:
- the LOC118109513 gene encoding 60S ribosomal protein L4-B isoform X1, with product MACARPLISVYTEKGESSGKNVVMPAVFKAPIRPDVVNFVHTNMRKNSRQPYAVSELAGHQTSAESWGTGRAVARIPRVRGGGTHRSGQGAFGNMCRGGRMFAPTKTWRRWHRRINTTQKRYAICSALAASALPALVMSKGHRIEEIPEVPLVVEDKVEGYKKTKEAVLLLKKLKAWNDIKKVYSSQRMRAGKGKMRNRRRIQRKGPCIIYNQDAGVTKAFRNIPGITLQNVNKLNLLRLAPGGHVGRFCIWTESAFRKLDELYGTWRKPATLKLGYNLPMHKMTNTDLSRILKSEEIQKALCAPNKKINRRVLKKNPLKNLRIMLKLNPYAKTARRNAILKHDPSIKAKMLKPKKKPGRKGAPKKVKA from the exons ATG GCCTGTGCCCGACCCCTGATATCGGTGTATACCGAGAAAGGAGAATCTTCCGGCAAAAATGTTGTCATGCCTGCCGTGTTCAAGGCTCCAATTCGCCCTGATGTTGTGAACTTTGTTCACACCAACATGCGCAAAAACAGCCGCCAGCCTTATGCCGTCAGTGAACTGGCCG GTCACCAGACCAGCGCAGAGTCCTGGGGTACAGGAAGAGCTGTGGCCCGTATCCCCCGTGTGAGAGGTGGTGGTACTCACCGATCTGGCCAGGGTGCTTTTGGAAAT ATGTGTCGTGGAGGTCGCATGTTTGCCCCCACTAAGACTTGGCGTCGCTGGCACCGCAGGATCAACACAACCCAGAAGCGTTATGCCATCTGCTCTGCCCTGGCAGCTTCTGCTCTTCCTGCACTTGTGATGTCCAAAG GACATCGCATTGAGGAAATCCCAGAGGTCCCACTGGTGGTTGAAGACAAAGTTGAGGGCTACAAGAAGACCAAGGAGGCTGTGCTCCTGCTGAAGAAGCTTAAAGCCTGGAATGATATCAAGAAG GTCTACTCCTCTCAGCGCATGCGTGCCGGTAAGGGTAAGATGAGGAACCGTCGAAGGATCCAACGCAAAGGGCCGTGCATCATCTACAACCAAGATGCTGGTGTCACCAAAGCCTTCAGAAATATCCCAG GCATCACTCTGCAGAACGTGAACAAACTGAACCTCCTGAGGCTCGCCCCTGGTGGTCACGTTGGACGCTTCTGCATCTGGACTGAGAGCGCTTTCCGCAAGCTGGATGAGCTGTATGGCACCTGGCGTAAACCCGCCACCCTTAAACTGGGCTACAA CCTCCCAATGCACAAGATGACCAACACAGACCTAAGCAGGATTCTTAAGAGTGAGGAGATCCAGAAAGCACTTTGTGCACCCAA CAAGAAGATCAACCGCAGAGTTCTGAAGAAGAATCCTCTGAAGAACTTGAGGATAATGCTCAAACTGAACCCTTACGCCAAGACAGCAAGACGTAATGCCATCCTCAAGCACGACCCTTCG ATCAAGGCCAAGATGCTGAAACCCAAGAAGAAGCCTGGCAGGAAGGGAGCACCTAAAAAAGTCAAGGCATAA